The following coding sequences lie in one uncultured Mailhella sp. genomic window:
- a CDS encoding DNA methyltransferase has protein sequence MLRALPDACVDLIYIDPPFNTGKVQRRTQLATVRDDHGDRVGFKGQLYRTIRGKTSGYDDRFDDFLGFLQPRMEEAYRILAPEGALFFHLDYREIHYCKVMLDGIFGRASFINEIIWAYDYGARSKKRWPAKHDNILWYAKNPEKFTFNFDAMDRIPYMAPALVGPRKAALGKTPTDVWWHTIVSPNGREKTGYATQKPRAIIDRIVKVHSNPGDILCDFFAGSGTLGESAFELGRNALLVDSNLEAVHVMKKRFSGMDVEWRRGAARVRQSLSDLEEARDAFRAESSRGAEPAADEGLSRASGSGKSAGKVKAAKTGAAEETPRKAPIRAKKPGRPKAKTAKPATKTANPTPNKDKPERSRRSR, from the coding sequence GTGCTGCGCGCGCTGCCGGACGCCTGTGTGGATCTGATTTATATTGATCCGCCGTTCAACACGGGAAAGGTGCAGCGTCGCACGCAGCTTGCGACGGTGCGTGACGATCACGGCGACCGTGTCGGATTCAAGGGGCAGCTTTATCGGACGATCCGGGGCAAGACCAGCGGATACGACGACAGGTTTGATGATTTTCTGGGCTTTTTGCAGCCGCGCATGGAAGAAGCGTACCGCATACTTGCGCCGGAGGGCGCGCTGTTTTTCCATCTGGACTACCGGGAGATTCACTACTGCAAGGTGATGCTGGACGGCATTTTTGGCCGCGCCTCGTTCATCAACGAGATCATCTGGGCGTACGATTACGGCGCGCGCTCGAAGAAGCGCTGGCCGGCGAAGCACGATAATATTCTCTGGTACGCAAAGAATCCTGAGAAGTTCACGTTTAATTTCGACGCGATGGACAGGATTCCCTACATGGCGCCTGCGCTGGTGGGGCCGCGGAAGGCGGCTCTGGGCAAGACGCCGACGGACGTGTGGTGGCACACGATAGTGAGTCCGAACGGCCGGGAGAAGACCGGCTATGCCACGCAGAAGCCGCGGGCGATCATAGATCGGATAGTGAAGGTGCATTCCAATCCGGGGGATATTCTGTGCGACTTTTTTGCCGGAAGCGGCACGCTTGGGGAATCGGCGTTTGAGCTGGGGCGCAATGCGCTGCTGGTGGACAGCAATCTCGAAGCGGTGCATGTGATGAAGAAGCGCTTCAGCGGCATGGATGTGGAATGGCGTCGAGGTGCAGCGCGTGTTCGCCAGTCGTTGAGCGATCTTGAGGAAGCGCGGGACGCCTTTCGTGCGGAGTCCTCGCGCGGAGCGGAGCCGGCTGCTGACGAAGGATTGAGCAGGGCGTCCGGCTCGGGGAAGAGTGCCGGAAAGGTGAAGGCGGCGAAGACGGGCGCTGCGGAAGAGACGCCGCGCAAGGCTCCGATTCGGGCAAAGAAGCCCGGACGCCCGAAGGCGAAGACGGCGAAGCCTGCGACGAAGACGGCGAACCCGACGCCGAACAAGGACAAGCCGGAGCGCTCCCGCAGAAGCAGGTGA
- a CDS encoding sulfite exporter TauE/SafE family protein, protein MILAHVIWLAFAWLLGGFVHGVTSIGAAMVAMPLITFIASPKEAILIACISSGVAPLALSIIYRRYILWKEMIWLSLGCIVGIPAGVAMLSVLSGTVLMLTIGVLLIFFVSWQFFSHKVRATLPYHPVTALIIGTAGAFLTASTSLGGPILAVYTAFRGWEQKNALATTSMYFNFVNASIIVMQRKAGLYSSAVYDAVSISLTFAVIGVLISIPVVRRMPQETFRKLLLLMIFISGVTLLSRSVM, encoded by the coding sequence ATGATTCTGGCCCATGTGATCTGGCTTGCCTTCGCCTGGCTGCTCGGAGGATTCGTTCACGGCGTTACGTCCATCGGCGCGGCCATGGTCGCCATGCCCCTCATTACCTTCATCGCCAGCCCCAAAGAGGCCATTCTCATCGCCTGCATCTCCAGCGGCGTCGCCCCCCTCGCTCTTTCCATCATCTACCGCCGCTACATTCTCTGGAAAGAAATGATCTGGCTCTCTCTCGGCTGCATCGTGGGCATTCCCGCAGGCGTCGCCATGCTCTCCGTGCTCTCCGGCACCGTGCTCATGCTCACCATAGGCGTGCTGCTCATCTTTTTCGTCTCCTGGCAGTTCTTCTCCCACAAGGTGCGCGCCACTCTCCCCTATCATCCCGTCACGGCGCTCATCATCGGCACCGCGGGCGCGTTCCTTACCGCCAGCACAAGCCTCGGCGGCCCCATCCTCGCCGTGTATACCGCCTTCCGCGGCTGGGAACAGAAAAACGCCCTCGCCACCACCAGCATGTATTTCAACTTCGTCAATGCAAGCATCATCGTCATGCAGCGGAAAGCCGGTCTCTACTCCAGCGCCGTGTACGACGCCGTCAGCATCTCCCTCACCTTCGCCGTCATCGGCGTGCTCATCAGCATTCCCGTGGTGCGCCGCATGCCGCAGGAAACCTTCCGCAAGCTCCTGCTCCTCATGATCTTCATTTCCGGCGTCACCCTCCTCTCCCGGTCGGTGATGTAA